One genomic region from Nocardia vinacea encodes:
- a CDS encoding antibiotic biosynthesis monooxygenase: MTVGFVAFHYPRPEDFDDFVARVHKVGAVLRSVPGCLSADCWVTTDGDDDAVVSTGQWESDEAFAASFAAVAAADVDVAFDEREHRPRQIFELASR, translated from the coding sequence ATGACGGTCGGATTCGTCGCATTCCACTACCCACGACCCGAGGATTTCGACGACTTCGTCGCCCGGGTCCACAAGGTCGGCGCGGTGCTGCGATCGGTGCCCGGATGCCTGTCCGCGGACTGCTGGGTTACCACCGACGGTGATGATGATGCGGTCGTCTCCACCGGACAGTGGGAATCCGACGAGGCATTCGCGGCGTCCTTCGCGGCCGTCGCGGCGGCTGATGTGGACGTCGCCTTCGACGAGCGCGAACACCGGCCGCGCCAGATCTTCGAGCTCGCGTCCCGGTGA
- a CDS encoding Ada metal-binding domain-containing protein, whose product MYTLTGADGRPYPSPTPGRYGGHRRGKLYGRLDCPSAVRALARGHYRAHRVFFADEQTAIAAGYRPCAICLPAAYAAWKARSGR is encoded by the coding sequence ATGTACACCCTGACCGGCGCCGACGGCCGCCCGTATCCCAGCCCCACCCCGGGCCGATACGGCGGTCACCGGCGCGGGAAGCTGTACGGCCGCCTCGACTGCCCCTCGGCCGTGCGGGCCTTGGCGCGCGGCCACTACCGCGCCCACCGTGTCTTCTTTGCCGACGAACAAACCGCTATCGCCGCCGGTTACCGACCGTGCGCGATCTGCCTGCCCGCCGCGTATGCGGCATGGAAAGCCCGCTCCGGCAGATGA
- a CDS encoding TetR/AcrR family transcriptional regulator: MVAVTRTPRSSWIEQGLLALSTGGPDAVRIESLAQALGVTKGGFYGHFADRNALLAEMLDTWERESTDEVRAQVESEGGDPRTKIRRAGLLTFSDERLPIDLAVRDWARRDPAVAERLRRVDNHRMEYARELFGKICSDPDEIEARALLAFCLAVGKHFLAADHNERTRLEVVVRAADLLFGDVPEH; the protein is encoded by the coding sequence ATGGTTGCCGTCACTCGCACCCCACGAAGCAGCTGGATCGAGCAGGGTCTGCTGGCGCTGTCGACCGGCGGTCCCGATGCTGTCCGCATCGAGAGCCTCGCGCAGGCGCTCGGTGTCACCAAGGGGGGCTTCTATGGGCACTTCGCCGACCGCAACGCATTGCTGGCGGAAATGCTCGATACGTGGGAGCGCGAGAGCACCGATGAGGTTCGTGCGCAGGTAGAGAGCGAGGGCGGCGACCCACGGACCAAGATCCGGCGCGCGGGCCTGCTCACCTTCTCCGACGAGCGCCTGCCCATCGACCTCGCCGTGCGCGACTGGGCCCGCCGCGATCCGGCGGTCGCCGAACGGCTACGTCGGGTGGACAACCACCGGATGGAGTACGCGCGCGAGCTGTTCGGCAAGATCTGCTCGGATCCGGACGAAATCGAGGCCCGCGCGTTGCTCGCATTCTGTTTGGCGGTCGGCAAACACTTCCTCGCCGCCGACCACAACGAGCGCACCCGGCTCGAGGTGGTCGTGCGCGCCGCGGACCTACTGTTCGGTGATGTGCCGGAGCACTGA
- the recD gene encoding exodeoxyribonuclease V subunit alpha, whose product MTSIQLAQRGTGLLRIFNEAGVLSAADVHVALRLGRMGRETSEEVLFAAALAVRAVRSGSVCLELQRMREIGVDADETWDAGAGIDPATLPWPDIDSVVAALRVSPLVCGGPAGPLQPLRLVAGPLLYLDRYYQQEQTIRRVLTERSGHHPKVDPAIVRRELDRLFDAPVGAAPDRQRIAAALAATHWTTVVAGGPGTGKTHTIARILALLDAHQQAHPKLPALRIAMAAPTGKAAARLQEAVREQAESLALPELTAATLHRLLGWQRGRATRFRYHEFNRLPYDVIVVDETSMVSLTMMSSLLAALRPDTRLVLVGDPDQLASVDAGAVLADLVAGPVVGEPNPVLEQVLGAESIAVDGNPEALTDLERIRLRGGIVRLTRGRRFGGKIAELAVAVRAGDVETALALLRAGGEELSLCTPEDTPAVRADVVRAAREVTAAALDGDAAAALTALESHRLLCAHRQGPFGVERWDRMAGEWAAAGGAGPDSHQAPWYPGQPLLVTANDHEARIYNGDTGVIVRMPDGSLRAALQRGSEPYLVHPTQFPAVVTVFAMTIHRSQGSQYDTVSVVLPEPESTLLTRELLYTAITRARRHVRIIGTDDSIRAAIDRRVLRASGLSRTPEPQ is encoded by the coding sequence GGAAGAGGTGCTGTTCGCGGCCGCGCTCGCGGTGCGGGCGGTGCGTTCGGGTTCGGTCTGTCTGGAACTGCAGCGGATGCGCGAGATCGGCGTCGATGCCGATGAAACCTGGGATGCGGGTGCGGGAATCGATCCGGCGACGTTGCCGTGGCCGGATATCGATTCGGTGGTCGCCGCGCTGCGGGTCAGTCCACTGGTGTGTGGGGGACCGGCTGGTCCGTTGCAGCCGTTGCGGCTGGTCGCGGGGCCATTGCTCTATCTGGACCGCTATTACCAGCAGGAGCAGACGATCCGTCGCGTGCTCACCGAGCGTTCCGGACATCATCCGAAGGTGGATCCGGCTATCGTGCGCCGCGAACTCGACCGGCTCTTCGATGCCCCGGTCGGTGCGGCCCCGGACCGCCAGCGGATCGCCGCCGCACTTGCCGCGACGCACTGGACCACGGTGGTGGCGGGCGGGCCGGGTACCGGCAAGACCCACACCATCGCCCGCATCCTGGCTCTGCTCGACGCGCATCAGCAGGCGCATCCGAAGTTGCCCGCACTGCGCATCGCCATGGCCGCGCCCACCGGCAAGGCGGCCGCGCGACTGCAGGAAGCGGTACGCGAACAGGCTGAATCGCTCGCACTGCCGGAGCTGACCGCCGCAACCTTGCATCGTCTGCTCGGTTGGCAGCGCGGCCGGGCGACCCGGTTCCGGTACCACGAATTCAACCGGCTGCCCTATGACGTGATCGTGGTCGACGAGACCTCCATGGTGTCGCTGACCATGATGAGCAGTCTGCTGGCCGCACTGCGCCCGGATACCCGCCTGGTGCTCGTCGGTGACCCGGATCAGCTCGCCTCGGTCGACGCGGGCGCGGTACTCGCCGATCTCGTCGCCGGACCCGTTGTCGGCGAACCGAATCCGGTTCTGGAACAGGTGCTCGGTGCGGAATCCATTGCAGTCGACGGTAATCCGGAGGCGCTGACCGATCTGGAGCGAATCCGGCTGCGCGGCGGCATCGTCCGGCTGACCCGTGGCCGCCGCTTCGGGGGCAAGATCGCCGAACTCGCCGTCGCGGTCCGCGCGGGTGATGTCGAGACCGCACTCGCACTGCTGCGGGCGGGCGGTGAAGAACTCTCACTCTGTACTCCCGAGGACACCCCAGCCGTCCGCGCCGATGTGGTGCGCGCCGCCCGCGAGGTCACCGCGGCCGCCCTGGACGGCGATGCCGCGGCCGCACTGACCGCCCTCGAATCCCACCGCCTCCTGTGCGCGCACCGCCAAGGTCCCTTCGGCGTCGAACGCTGGGACCGCATGGCCGGCGAATGGGCCGCGGCCGGTGGCGCGGGGCCGGACTCGCACCAGGCACCGTGGTATCCGGGTCAACCCCTGCTGGTCACCGCCAACGACCACGAGGCGCGCATCTACAACGGCGATACCGGCGTCATTGTGCGTATGCCCGACGGTTCGTTGCGTGCGGCCCTGCAGCGCGGCAGCGAACCCTATCTGGTGCACCCGACGCAATTTCCGGCCGTGGTCACGGTCTTCGCCATGACCATCCACCGCAGCCAGGGCAGCCAGTACGACACCGTCTCGGTCGTCCTGCCCGAACCCGAATCCACCCTGCTCACCAGGGAACTGCTGTACACGGCCATTACCCGCGCCCGCCGCCACGTGCGCATCATCGGCACCGACGACTCCATCCGCGCCGCCATCGACCGCCGCGTCCTGCGTGCCAGCGGCCTGTCGCGCACCCCGGAGCCGCAGTGA
- a CDS encoding mycothiol transferase, which translates to MTSAELLADAFGRVRENVRGAVEGLGQDELAALIDPDANSIAWLIWHLTRVQDDHVADVAGLEQVWTAAGWAKRFDLPFADEATGYGHRAGEVAELGGISAELLLGYYDAVHTQTIDYVTGLTDADLPRIVDIRWDPPVTLGVRLISVVDDDIQHAGQAAFIRGVLLRRR; encoded by the coding sequence ATGACGAGCGCTGAGTTGTTGGCCGATGCCTTCGGACGGGTGCGGGAGAATGTGCGCGGCGCGGTCGAGGGACTCGGACAGGACGAGCTGGCGGCGCTGATCGATCCGGACGCCAACTCCATCGCCTGGCTGATCTGGCATCTGACACGGGTGCAGGACGACCACGTCGCGGACGTGGCGGGGCTGGAACAGGTGTGGACGGCGGCGGGCTGGGCCAAACGGTTCGACCTGCCGTTCGCCGATGAGGCGACCGGCTATGGGCACCGCGCCGGGGAGGTCGCCGAACTCGGCGGTATCTCCGCCGAGCTGCTGTTGGGCTACTACGACGCCGTGCACACGCAGACGATCGACTACGTAACCGGACTCACCGATGCCGACCTGCCCCGCATCGTCGACATCCGCTGGGATCCGCCGGTCACCCTGGGTGTGCGGCTGATCAGCGTTGTGGACGACGATATCCAGCACGCAGGCCAGGCCGCCTTCATTCGCGGAGTTCTGCTGCGCCGCAGGTAG
- a CDS encoding methylated-DNA--[protein]-cysteine S-methyltransferase has protein sequence MATIDRDPDGLFDGLNPNSAEILSRLRRRLAADAQAAGLLDVAYRTLDTPVGTLLLAATPVGLVRVAYPNENHDTVLATLAERISPRVLAAPARLDTAAREIDEYFTGARTQFDLPLDLRLTVGFRRQVIEHLSDIGYGHRESYADVAAAVGNPRAVRAVGSACAHNPLPLVIPCHRVVRSDGSIGQYVGGVTAKTTLLTLEAA, from the coding sequence ATGGCCACTATCGACCGGGATCCGGACGGCCTCTTCGACGGCCTGAACCCGAACTCCGCCGAGATCCTGTCCCGATTGCGTCGACGGCTCGCCGCCGACGCCCAGGCCGCGGGCCTGCTCGACGTCGCCTACCGCACACTGGACACCCCCGTTGGTACCTTGCTGCTCGCGGCCACCCCTGTGGGCCTGGTGCGGGTCGCCTACCCCAACGAAAATCACGACACCGTGCTCGCTACACTCGCCGAGCGCATCAGCCCGCGCGTCCTGGCCGCCCCGGCGCGTCTAGATACCGCGGCACGTGAGATCGACGAGTACTTCACCGGTGCACGAACACAATTCGATCTGCCACTCGATCTGCGTTTGACCGTCGGATTCCGGCGCCAGGTGATCGAGCACCTGAGCGATATCGGCTACGGGCATCGCGAGAGCTACGCCGATGTCGCGGCGGCCGTTGGTAATCCGCGTGCGGTTCGCGCGGTCGGCTCGGCCTGTGCGCACAACCCGCTGCCGTTGGTCATCCCGTGCCATCGCGTGGTGCGCAGCGACGGGTCGATCGGCCAGTACGTCGGCGGCGTCACTGCCAAGACCACCCTGCTCACGCTCGAAGCGGCGTGA
- a CDS encoding DUF2867 domain-containing protein codes for MRLLNSAHTSRPWRIHDIAPDFRVEDVWALPTPGGPDDFPRLVRQVTSGNNSSEFSVVYRLLFAIRWKLGALLGWDKADAGIEARVPSLRDRLPADLRDVRGPAFEGAPFRSVYLTDTEWAAEIANRTMHGLMHIGWVRDEIGGYRGQMAVLVKPNGALGKLYMAGILPFRHLLVYPALMRGIERGWRASGDPVAG; via the coding sequence ATGCGACTACTGAATTCCGCGCACACGTCTCGGCCATGGCGGATCCATGACATAGCGCCCGATTTCCGGGTCGAGGATGTCTGGGCATTGCCGACGCCGGGCGGTCCGGACGACTTTCCGCGGCTGGTTCGGCAGGTGACCTCGGGTAACAACTCGAGTGAATTCTCCGTCGTCTACCGACTGCTGTTCGCGATCCGCTGGAAGCTCGGTGCGCTCCTCGGCTGGGATAAGGCCGATGCGGGTATCGAGGCGCGCGTACCGTCGCTGCGTGACCGGTTGCCCGCTGATCTCCGCGATGTGCGTGGACCAGCGTTCGAGGGTGCGCCGTTCCGTTCGGTCTACCTGACCGACACCGAATGGGCCGCCGAGATCGCCAACCGAACCATGCACGGCCTAATGCATATCGGATGGGTCCGCGACGAAATCGGCGGCTACCGCGGACAGATGGCCGTGCTGGTCAAACCGAACGGCGCACTCGGCAAGCTCTATATGGCCGGAATCCTGCCGTTCCGCCATCTGCTGGTATATCCGGCGCTGATGCGCGGTATCGAACGCGGGTGGCGAGCTTCGGGCGATCCGGTTGCGGGATAA
- a CDS encoding 2OG-Fe(II) oxygenase: MKTLAALEERVEAQQWHDLIEEIDAYGCAQTGPLLSPDECAEFAAMWADLDRFRSTIDMARYRFGQGTYRYFADPVPTPIMRLRRAFYRKLLPIARTWADRLGDPTPWPDDFDDWLAACHAAGQAKPTPILLRYTEGDWNALHRDLYGELVFPLQVVIGLDRPGIDHTGGEFLLVEQRPRAQSKPTVTILEQGHALVFTTRDRPTPSSRGWSRAPIRHGVSRIRSGHRHTLGLVLHDAV, translated from the coding sequence ATGAAAACCCTTGCCGCACTGGAGGAACGAGTCGAAGCGCAACAGTGGCACGATCTGATCGAGGAGATCGACGCCTACGGCTGCGCCCAGACCGGCCCGCTGCTGAGCCCGGACGAGTGCGCCGAATTCGCCGCCATGTGGGCGGATCTGGACCGCTTCCGGTCGACGATCGATATGGCCCGCTATCGATTCGGTCAGGGCACCTACCGGTACTTCGCCGATCCGGTCCCCACACCGATCATGCGGCTGCGCAGGGCTTTCTACCGCAAATTACTGCCCATCGCCCGCACCTGGGCCGACCGACTCGGCGACCCTACGCCATGGCCCGACGATTTCGACGATTGGCTCGCCGCCTGCCATGCCGCCGGGCAGGCAAAGCCGACGCCGATTCTGCTGCGCTACACCGAAGGTGACTGGAACGCGCTGCACCGGGACCTCTACGGCGAGCTCGTCTTCCCGCTGCAAGTCGTGATCGGCCTGGACCGCCCCGGCATCGACCACACCGGCGGTGAATTCCTCCTGGTCGAACAACGCCCCCGCGCGCAATCCAAGCCGACGGTCACCATCCTGGAACAGGGCCACGCACTCGTCTTCACCACCCGAGATCGGCCGACCCCATCGTCGCGCGGTTGGTCCCGTGCTCCGATTCGCCACGGCGTCAGTCGAATTCGCAGCGGCCACCGACACACCCTGGGCCTGGTCCTGCACGACGCCGTATGA
- a CDS encoding DUF3558 domain-containing protein encodes MSERSPRHRRLAGAAVPVAVLALVTACTSDKGSATPESTTPAASSSAAGSTSAAATAFDPCTALTPQFLAQHQWDARAPEHKQTTTGAFTWKGCAYLAQARYTFGVQTTNGTLAQVREKFPAATELTIDGRKALRYEARPDVPGGCTVNIDMKSGSLYILVDDPRGLHPRKLSPCDNVTEIAESVVPLLPQGS; translated from the coding sequence ATGAGCGAGCGATCGCCACGTCATCGGCGGTTGGCCGGTGCGGCGGTGCCGGTAGCAGTGCTGGCACTTGTCACCGCATGCACCAGCGACAAGGGTTCAGCGACCCCCGAGAGCACCACCCCGGCCGCCTCGTCCTCAGCGGCCGGATCGACCAGCGCGGCCGCGACCGCGTTCGATCCCTGCACCGCGTTGACGCCGCAATTTCTGGCTCAGCATCAATGGGATGCCCGAGCTCCAGAGCACAAGCAAACCACCACCGGTGCGTTCACCTGGAAAGGTTGTGCCTACCTGGCACAGGCGCGTTACACCTTCGGCGTCCAGACGACCAACGGAACCCTCGCCCAGGTACGCGAAAAGTTCCCCGCCGCAACCGAACTCACCATCGACGGCCGCAAGGCCCTGCGCTACGAGGCCCGCCCCGACGTCCCCGGCGGTTGCACCGTCAATATCGATATGAAATCCGGCTCCCTCTACATCCTCGTAGACGACCCCCGCGGCCTACATCCCCGCAAACTCTCCCCTTGCGATAACGTCACCGAGATCGCCGAATCCGTCGTCCCACTGCTCCCCCAAGGCAGCTGA
- a CDS encoding sigma-70 family RNA polymerase sigma factor has protein sequence MRLPPFEEVVAEYGPMVLRVCRAVLGPTDAADAWSETFLSALRAYPDLDPKTNIEAWLVTIAHRRAIDVGRALTRAPVPAETLPERTARDADPADYDPDLWDALASLPTKQRQAVAYHYLAGLPHAEIAQLLGNSTDAARRAAADGLKTLRKLYPKDRT, from the coding sequence GTGAGATTGCCTCCGTTCGAGGAAGTGGTGGCCGAATACGGCCCGATGGTGCTGCGCGTGTGCCGGGCCGTGCTCGGTCCGACGGATGCGGCCGATGCCTGGTCGGAGACTTTTCTGTCGGCCCTGCGGGCCTATCCGGACCTCGACCCGAAGACGAATATCGAGGCGTGGCTGGTCACCATCGCGCACCGGCGCGCGATCGATGTGGGGCGCGCACTGACCCGCGCACCCGTTCCCGCCGAAACCCTGCCCGAACGCACCGCACGCGATGCCGACCCGGCCGATTACGACCCCGATCTGTGGGATGCGCTCGCGTCGCTGCCGACCAAACAGCGCCAAGCGGTGGCCTACCACTACCTGGCGGGACTACCACACGCCGAGATCGCTCAACTGCTGGGCAATTCGACCGACGCTGCCCGCCGCGCCGCCGCCGACGGCCTCAAAACATTGCGCAAGCTCTACCCAAAGGATCGAACATGA
- a CDS encoding methylated-DNA--[protein]-cysteine S-methyltransferase, whose protein sequence is MSDTAIARLVHGSTLGNLLIEANQVGVTLVAFTDELPTESTGENSTAREHLETAADQIDEYLTGERRQFTVPMDLTDMSAFDREVLHMLEATTGYGRTTTYGALTRQLGRTPADARKIGAALARNRLLLLLPCHRVLGADGSLTGYAGGLPAKRALIDLESADLVLPLGG, encoded by the coding sequence ATGTCCGATACCGCCATCGCACGACTGGTGCACGGCTCGACACTGGGCAATCTGTTGATCGAAGCGAACCAGGTCGGCGTCACCCTGGTTGCGTTCACCGATGAGTTGCCGACCGAATCAACCGGCGAGAATTCCACGGCGCGTGAGCATCTGGAGACCGCCGCAGACCAAATCGACGAATACCTCACCGGCGAACGCCGGCAGTTCACAGTGCCGATGGATCTGACGGATATGAGCGCGTTCGATCGAGAGGTTCTGCATATGCTCGAGGCGACCACGGGATACGGCCGGACAACCACCTACGGTGCCCTGACCCGGCAACTCGGCCGCACCCCCGCCGACGCCCGCAAGATCGGCGCCGCGCTGGCACGCAACCGCCTGCTGCTCCTGCTCCCGTGCCACCGCGTGCTCGGGGCCGATGGATCCCTGACCGGGTATGCGGGTGGGCTGCCCGCCAAACGAGCCCTGATCGACCTCGAATCGGCCGACCTCGTGCTGCCGCTGGGCGGATAA